From one Xiphophorus hellerii strain 12219 chromosome 18, Xiphophorus_hellerii-4.1, whole genome shotgun sequence genomic stretch:
- the tyr gene encoding tyrosinase, with translation MKNLFGSVVLFHLMGVCSSQFPRPCANSEGLRTKECCPVWEGDGSACGALSGRGFCTEVLVSDEPNGPQYPHTGMDDRERWPLAFFNRTCRCAGNYGGFNCGECRFGYWGGNCAQYRESVRRNIMTMSTAEQQKFISYLNLAKNTINPDYVISTATRAEMGENGENPMFSDINTYDLFVWIHYYVSRDTFLGGPGNVWRDIDFAHESAAFLPWHRVFLLHWENEIRKITGDFNFTIPYWDWRNAQTCEVCTDALMGGRNSLNPNLISPASVFSSWKVICSKPEEYNNREVLCNANGEGPLLRNPGNHDRNRVPRLPTTADVDFAVGLPEYETGNMDRFANMSFRNVLEGFASPETGQAVPGQSTMHNSLHVFMNGSMSNVQGSANDPIFLLHHAFIDSIFERWLRTHQPLRSSYPRANAPIGHNDEYYMIPLLPLYRNGDYFLSNKVLGYEYAYLLDPGQRFVQEFVTPYLQQAREIWQWLLGAGILGALIASIFAILLVFARRRWKRSQRRKRASSYGERQPLLQSSSEEGSSSYQTTL, from the exons atgAAGAACCTGTTTGGGTCTGTTGTACTTTTTCACCTGATGGGGGTTTGTTCGTCCCAGTTTCCTCGCCCCTGTGCCAACTCCGAGGGGCTGCGAACTAAAGAATGCTGTCCAGTTTGGGAAGGAGACGGCTCGGCTTGCGGAGCTCTGTCAGGCCGCGGGTTCTGCACCGAGGTGCTGGTCTCAGATGAGCCCAACGGGCCACAGTACCCACACACTGGGATGGATGACAGAGAGCGCTGGCCTTTGGCTTTCTTCAACCGTACGTGTCGCTGTGCAGGAAACTATGGAGGGTTTAACTGTGGAGAATGCAGGTTTGGGTACTGGGGTGGAAACTGTGCTCAGTACAGGGAATCAGTGCGCAGGAACATCATGACCATGTCAactgcagagcagcagaaatTCATTTCTTACCTCAACCTGGCTAAAAACACTATCAACCCTGACTATGTCATCTCCACAGCAACAAGAGCAGAGATGGGAGAAAATGGTGAGAACCCCATGTTCTCTGACATCAACACCTACGATCTGTTTGTCTGGATACACTACTATGTCTCCAGAGACACCTTCCTGGGGGGGCCAGGGAACGTCTGGAGAGACATTGACTTTGCCCATGAATCTGCAGCATTTCTGCCCTGGCACAGAGTCTTCCTGCTTCACTGGGAGAATGAGATAAGGAAAATTACAGGGGATTTTAACTTCACCATCCCATACTGGGACTGGAGAAATGCCCAGACTTGTGAAGTGTGCACCGACGCTCTCATGGGCGGACGCAACTCCCTCAATCCCAACCTCATCAGCCCTGCTTCTGTCTTCTCCTCATGGAAG GTAATCTGCTCGAAGCCAGAGGAGTACAACAACCGAGAAGTCCTGTGCAATGCTAATGGAGAGGGTCCACTGTTGCGTAATCCTGGCAACCACGATAGAAACCGCGTGCCGAGACTTCCTACAACAGCTGATGTGGACTTTGCTGTAGGCCTACCTGAGTACGAGACGGGAAACATGGACCGTTTTGCCAACATGAGCTTTAGAAACGTCCTGGAGG GATTTGCCAGCCCAGAGACTGGCCAAGCAGTACCAGGCCAGAGCACCATGCACAACTCCCTGCATGTCTTTATGAACGGCTCCATGTCCAATGTCCAGGGTTCAGCCAATGACCCCATATTCCTGTTGCACCATGCTTTCATTGACAG CATCTTTGAGCGCTGGCTCAGGACCCACCAGCCTCTCAGGAGCAGCTACCCACGAGCAAATGCCCCTATTGGACACAACGACGAATACTATATGATACCTTTGCTTCCACTCTACAGAAATGGAGACTACTTCCTGTCCAACAAGGTGCTAGGATATGAGTATGCTTATCTGTTAGATCCAG GCCAGAGGTTTGTGCAGGAGTTTGTGACCCCCTACCTGCAGCAGGCCAGAGAAATCTGGCAGTGGCTGCTTGGGGCCGGGATCCTGGGGGCTTTGATTGCTTCGATTTTTGCCATTCTACTAGTCTTCGCAAGAAGGAGGTGGAAGAGAAGCCAGAGAAGGAAGAGGGCATCGAGTTATGGAGAGAGGCAGCCACTACTACAAAGCAGCTCAGAGGAAGGATCATCGTCGTACCAAACCactctttaa